Sequence from the Sardina pilchardus chromosome 15, fSarPil1.1, whole genome shotgun sequence genome:
CAAGTGACATGGAGTTTGCACTGTGACTTCTTACGACTGAGGCATAATTTAGCGCCTATTATTTATTTGGCGTCAGTTCACTTCTTTTCAATAATTCATTGCACCACAGGCATCTCAAGGTGTTATGAGAGCATGCTGAACATTGCTTGCTTTTTTGTTTGGAGTTGGAGGGCCTGTTAAACTCTCAGCATTCTGCTCaaagcctagctgctagtgggaggatgagagagacagccacacacacatcacagccaTACTAAATAAGGTCCCGCTCCACCACCTAGTGTAGTGATTTGTGTCTTATGTAACAGTGCAAGAATAGAGAGAATAGcctgaaaaaagaaagacaactgGTGCATCCTTTAGTCAGTTTTTGAAAGTGTATTGCCACAGTTGTGGACCGTTTGTTTTGCTGCATTGGTGAGGCTCGGCAGTGAGGAGCCTTTGGAGGGTTTCCAAATGTAAAGCCGGACTTGATTGGAGGACTTGTGTTGCAGTCCCCAGGTGAATCCAATCTGACACCCCATCTCACCTGACACAATTAGCCTGcaacacctcctccacctcccccactcTTCCACCCACATGTTTACCACCCCGCCATTCACTCTGCTCAGACAAAACTGTTTAGTCTAGCTAAACTCATGAACTTCCTTCCCCATAGAAACGTAGCCACTCATACTTTATATAGTCATACTTTACCATGGAGCTAGAGGCTGTTCTGTACATCTCTGAGGGTGAGTGACTTGTCACAATGGGTGCTATGCAACTGGGAGTTGTTCACTGATCCCTTGTTTCATTTAGCTTGGCAGAGGGGTCCATTTGTACTCATATGTGCCAGATGAGATCCAAGTGAATTCACTCTCTTTAGTCTGGTTGCTGTATTGTAGCATCTGCATCGGATGGCTTCTGGGATTTATTGCTGTGCATGCAGAGAATTTTTAAATCGGTTCAAATTGCCTTATCCAAATTCTGAGGTCGATGCGCCTTGCTGGAGATGCGTcgcctttgtgtttgtttattcatgtcACCTCTAATTCTCCTAAATGCAGCTAAAAGATCCGAGTTCATGATTCACCCTGTGTAGCAGTTGATGCCTGCATTTGGCACCATCACTTGAAGCGCAAGGCGCACAAGAGCACTTTATGCTTCTTTATGATTCTGAACGGTGCTTCAGcccgcccctcctctcctcgtctctcctcctctcgttcCCCCACATCGTTTGCTCTGAGGAAGCAGTCATCTCTTCATAGAGATAAAAAGGCACCTTTGCCAGCCAATGACAAAGTGACATTTTTTGTGTGCTTCGCTCGGAGCTGTAGTGCTAGGGGGATTGTGCCAACTCTCAAATCCAAATTATGCACATCAGACTTTATTTGAGGAGCTAGCCATCAAGTTGCATTGATTTTGGGACTATGCCTTGAAAGTTGAAATTTAATGAGCACACAAATTTATATAAATTGACCCcttttgcattttgtgtgtgtgagtgtatgcgttGGTATGCTGTGACGGGGAGGGTGACAGAGGCATATAGTCTACAGTAGATATGGGGAAGTCTTTTGATATCTACAGCCTAATATCATGATCTCCTCTAGATCCTCAAAGCGTTTCAGTTTGATCCCGGCTGACATTTTTGATTAACTGAGGCAGAGAGTGGGAGATTTACATCATCTGAAATTCCTGTCATGTCGCTCCTGTGGAACTGTTCCTGCGCTTTATTACTGAAGTTTTCAATGGGCAAAAAGGCCCATCGAGCATACATGAACGAATGCAAATTGTGTTCTTTGAGGGACAGTGTCTTTGAATACAAATGACTAGTGTCTCACCAAGTACATTCTAATTTGTGTAATGTTGCTCTATGCATAAAATATAAATGCAGGTAATGCAAATATAGGTCAGACCCTTGCTCCATAAGGGCCATGAATTTGTTCAGTACAGTTCCTGCCAAAGTTGGCCATTGTATCGTTTATATTGCGCCCCTGATTTTTACATCGCATCACTTGAATCAATCTCCTCAATCTCCATCACTGGTTCACCATATTGATCACAAAAGTAGGTGTTACAAGTGTTAAAGTAAATCAACTGAAACCATGTGATTTCTACTATTAGAGGTTTTTTTCAACCAAGTCTGATCATCCTTCATTGCGGAGATGTTAAAAACACCTTTGGCAGTGGTTCCTTCAGGCTGAGAGAAGCATTGCCAGTGAAGTCCTGACATGAAGCTGTGCTCCTCCGGTgcattgtattttttattattttttttgttttggctgACATCAGCGTGTGAAGTAGCAGTGACTCACAGCATGCTGGCTGGCAGGCGGCGCTCAGATAACTCACGGCCccacctctcctgctctcttccaCTGCCGGCGGTTCAGCGCTCTCAGCGGCAGCGCAGGATGTTTCAGCGACGTTTTCGCCTCGCTACTGGCATTTCTGCGTGAGATGATTGGTAGTTTTCATGTGCCTCCATTGCGTGCCGAGCGGTGTgtggtttttaaaaaaaaaaaaaaaattttttttttaggacaACCGGGCCACTGTTTTTCTCAGATCTTGGTTGGTGTGGAATGAAATCTATTGTTATTGAGCTGAATGAAAAAGTGGAAGTAATTAGTGGATTGCGGTTTCACGAGCACATTCTTTTGATCAATGTCTCAGTGTCCTCAAAGAGAGTTTTTCATGTCTAGGCCTCCCtctcatgttgttttttttatgatgcGCCTTGTATTTTTCACTGCATGGAACACGATTTGATGGCCATTGGATGTTAGAATAGGATAATCTCTGTGTGGGAGAGCACTTGGGAAGTGTCTCAAACCTCTTCTGCTTGATCTCGTTCCACAGACGTCATGGACTCCTTCAGCACCAAGAACCTGGCGCTGCAGGCCCAGAAGAAGCTGATGAGCAAGATGGCAAACAAGACGGTGGCCAACATGTTCATCGATGACACCAGCAGCGAGGTGCTGGACGAGCTGTACCGCGTGACCAAGGAGTACACGCGGAACCGGAAGGAGGCGCAGAAGATCATCAAGAACCTCATCAAGATGGTGGTGAAGCTGGGCGTGCTCTACCGCAACAACCAGTTCAGCGCCGACGAGCTGGCGCTGGTGGAGGCCTTCCGCAAGAAGGTGCACACGCTGGCCATGACGGCGGTCAGCTTCCACCAGATCGAGTTCACGTTCGACCGGCGCATCATGAGCGGCATCCTCAACGAGTGCCGCGAGCTGCTCCACCAGGCCATCAACCGCCACCTCACCGCCAAGTCGCACTCCCGCATCAACCACGTCTTCAACCACTTTGCTGACTGTGACTTCCTGGCGACGCTCTACGGGCCCACCGACGTCTACCGAGGCCACCTGCAGAGGATTTGTGACGGCGTGAACAAGATGTTGGATGAAGGCAACCTCTGACCTCTCACCACCCTCtattctcttcctccatcatctccattttttataaaacaaaacagtgtgtgtttgtgaacattttacatgtttttctgtgtgcCTTTCAGTCTTTGTGTGTCCCCTATTCACAAGACAACTCCAAGATATCTCCAGACTCAAGACACTTTGCCCCTTTCCTATCATTTATGATGATCCTTATAATGCAGACAGACACTTCCTTTGATGACTGAACTATCTACCTAAAACGGTCTTTCACTGAAAGCCTATGATCAAATTTGTGAGAGGATGTTGCGACCTAGTGCAGTCTAAGGACATTACCATGAGCCAACAAGCCCTAATGCCTATAGTGAGAATATGATGAACTTAAAGCacaacttgaagcaaaacaagcACTGCAGTTTCTTAAGTATACTAACATGTTGAAGGACCATTTATGATTACAGGTAGGATATGAATGTATATGTAATCCTGAGTTTACATGTAATCCCCAGCACTATCCCCATACCTGCTTTATTCTCGTCTATGcacaggtgtgtttgttttagtggAAAGTAGCTCTTAGATAACAGCAAGACCAAAGCCTGTTTGTGTAAACCATGTAGCTGGTGCTTAACAAACCTGACCTTTATTTTGGAACTGTAATGTATATATTTGTCATATTATGAAATCCCATGTTATGAGACTCACCAGTACCTTAAATATAGTGTAGATTCAGTGTAGAGCTCaaatattttatgatttttaATTGAAATGCAGTACTAGCATGGCTCTAGACCTGTTGATTTTATAATAGGAATAACGAATGGATTGTACTGATTGTACTCATTTCGGATTTTACCCAGAGACCAGGATCTAGTATTTTAGTAGTATTCGCTTACAGCCCACTCTAAACCCTGTACCCCAAGCTAATGTGATAGAGATAGCTAGAAATCTGCTCTCTGATGCAAGTCCTCAAGCAGGAATGAAGTTTGATGTGAATAATCTACTTGCCTCTATGATGCTactctgcacacacaggctcttctagatttatttttatattgctGTTTGTGAAAGACATGTTATTCTCATTTAATGTTGTCTCTGGCGAAGATCAGAGACTCTTGGAAGACCGTCTATTCATGGGATACACCAGAGGAGTAATCGTTCTGTCACTGAATCAAAACCTGTAGCAGCTCTGCCAAAGAGGTTTCAAATGAATGTTTTAAAGTCACAGTAGAGGACCCAAACATTCCCAAGGAGGTTTTGTTTTGGAATGCTGTGTTTACATTCCACAGGAAGCTCAGCTTTGGAATGCTACTATACATTATCTATGCACTTAGTAGATTAGTGGttaatatttttgtattttctaaatATACATCTCCCAGCTGTAAAGTGATCACCTGTTGGACTGTTCTGTTGGTTATGTGACACTTGAGCTCATGAATAAAGGATTTGAAAGAGTATGCCAACACAAGTACTGAAAAGAGAACAATAGACCATAGGCCTAATATCTTTTTATGGAGCTGTAAAGTTCAACGGCAATCAATGCCATATCCGTCTCCAACTTAAGCACTCAGAGTTGAGTCTCTCAGGCCGTCTGTTCTTAGTCAGTGAGTCAGTAACGAAATGACGGTGAACTGTTATTtctgtatatatatgttttttcaTCATGTGCTCACCATGACCATTAAGGGAAGATATTTTTAGTCGAATCCAGTGTATACCTTTTGATTGAAAGTGATATGTGTGAACAAGTCATCTGAACATAAAGGTTTTGCCAACATCCGTTCTCTTTTCTACAATTGTAATAGACAAATACAGTGTTTAGACAAGTAACAGTGATTGCATTATTTGCATTACTTGGAGGTTATTGCTATATTTGGTCCTCTCTGTATACTTCTGTTACAGATCTCCAGTATTAGAGTCTCTTAAAACAGTGGAGAGAACATTCAGCTAATCTCCATGCATCTGACCTGGATTAGTCCATTCAAATCAGTCGTTCTTGGCCAGAGCATTGTTATGTTTAGAGGCTGTGCTTCCGACTCCCCAAACAAAGCACTCCTGCTTTTCCCCCACTCCCACAAGTAGTGAAGTCTGCTTACCATGATGGAATTTTTCATGCTAGTTTCTAGTTTGGAGGAAAGCAGAATGCGTATCTCGGTTTCATATCCACTCCAATGTTTACTCAAAAGAACACaatgaaaatatattaattGAAATTGATTGTCTGTCTATTAATTCTCGGAAATCAATTTCCCGTTTCTGTTAAGTAGATTCCCAGTCCCTCGCCACTCTCCATTTCTATTGCTGCTCACGGCTCTTTGCCTCAGTCTCGCTCCACTGTGTTTGCTTAATACCCTCTGCCTCCAGGCAATAGGAAATATGACAGTTACCTGAGACTCAGTTCCTGAGCTCCTCCAATCTTGCTTTTTTCTTTAAAGTGTGTCCTCTGAGGAAACAAGACTGGCATGTTTATTTGAGATAAAACGGGAGGGGGTGTCGGCAGGAAAAGCAGCACCCTATAAAAATATGTTCCTGACAACAGCATAAGCCCACCACACTTGCTATGGCTTAATGTATTCAGCACTGGGCCCGGACCACCATACGTCAAAAGGTCACTTGACAAACAATCCACTCTCCCACTGCGAGAGCCACAGACCCGCCATTGTGAAGGCTGCCCTGTCAGGCCGTGCCAAGACAAACACCGACCCTCAGGAATACCAAATGACCAAGCCCTTGAATCACAAACAGAGGTGACACTAACGACCCCTGTCTGTGCCCCTGCACTAAAAGTTGTCCCCACACACTCCCGGGTGCCCACATAAATGTGGTACGGTGCAAAGGGACCATTACTAGCTGTCATCCTCTGTCGTTGGGCTGGCAAGAAAATAAAAGTGCTGTTTACGTGGACCATTAATCAGTATGTGGCTAAAGTTGGTCCGCTGCACAAACACATGATGCCGGGGCAGGAGGGCTATTTGAACAGAGGTGATTCTGATGCAGTCTCCCGTTCTACAGTGCACCAGCCCCTATATAGATGAAGAGGGAGAATTGAGGGGCTGTCAGCAGACAAGGACGGGAAGTTTTCCACTGCTACAGGTACAGAGTGTACTTGTTGTGAATTTAAAATAATGTAGATTTGGACCTATTTATAGACGGTGCACAGCGAGTGGGTGATGGCTGAAATGAGAGGGAGTCAGTGTGATGTGACGCACAAGCAGCCAGGGCcctcgtgagagagagagagagagagagagagagagagagagagagagagagagagagagagagagaggtgtatgaAATGTCATCAAGTGGTGGGAAGTTACTGTTCCATTTCCATCGAGAATGGAAGACAAAAAGCCCTTCGCCtttggaaaggagaggagacaaaAGCTGTGACAGCCACTATTTTCTGCTGCCTCAGATAGGATCAGCTGCAAAAAGTCTGCGATGGGAGCCTATAATTCAGTTTCATTTAAACTGGCTTCGTAAGTCGCCTGTGCAGAGAGACACATTTGGAATGAAATCACACCAGAGCCTCTGCTGCTGAATGCAGTAATTTGGTATGAAAACATcaaacacaaataaagacaATACACTGAAGGCgcactgtgtatttgtgtgagtggaaACAATGAATGACAATGAAGGCAATGTTTCATCAGCACGATTACATCATTTTCTTTTTGCCGGTTTCCTGTAACTCAAGTGGGGGGAAAGCCCACCTCCCTCTTATCCTCCCTCAACCCACCCTGCACCCCACTcgaccaccaccccctcctgacacacacacacacacacacacacacacacacacacacacacacacaccctccctcctccatcttcGGAATCCCATGCTGTGTTTAATTGTAGAGTTGTGTGGCAGAACGTGAGTGAGGCAGATCAGACCAGAAGCGGGGGACTCACGTGGAGGCACATTGTCTAACCCGGGATTAAAAGCGGGCTTGATTGAAGTCAGACTAGTCCACACAAATGAACAAGcaaaagggagcagagagaaacggctcagagtgtgtgtgtgtgagagagagaaagaaaaggataaagagacagagagagagagagagtatgagtgagtgagtgagagagtgtgggaggaagaaagagccAGAAAGGGGAGACAGCGCAGTATGtagggggagtgagtgagtgagagagagagagagagagagagcaagagagagggagggagggagggagaggcaggaaGCGTGCCACTGCTACTGAGACAGAAATGCAGGGAGggcgcaggagagagaggggaagagggaggccCACTGCAGCACGGGGTAACAAGGGAGAACGGTGAGAggcgagaggaggggaggaagagagagaggcggacagCATCCAGGAGGagacggggggagagagaacagagggataacatcaagaaACAAGCCGAGGCAGGAAACGGAGGGAGCGAAGGAGAGGGAGCGgacaggaggaagggagggagagcgtgAGGTGCACCGGGAGCGGAGGAAAGTTGGAGGaagacaagagggagagaagaaaaccCCATTCAATGCTAATTCAAGTGGCGGGAAGCGGACGACAGGCTCTGTGCAGCACGCCTCCTCTGAGTCGACCGGACTTCACCATCATGTTCGCAGACGCCAGGCAGGGGGGCCGGGACAGGGTCTACCAAAACAACAACGgcacgcaccaccaccaccaccaccaccacccgtgGCCACACAAGGTACCGGGCTTTCCGCTGGAGCTGAGGCGCGCCGTCAGTGAGCGCAAGATGACATGTGACAAAAACGGGAGCCTGCCATTCGTGGCAAAAGAGCACACGGCGAAATCTCACGAGAGCAcgggcggcagcggcggcgacCTTTCAAACAGACCCTGGTGGCGTCAGACAAAGCTGCCTTTCGCCGCGCGGGACGGCCGCGCGCAGCCAGATGTGGCCGGATACAGCTGTGCGCCGGAGGCGAGCCCCGCGAGGTGGAGCAGGTCTGTGGGACGGGAGAAGAAACACTGCCTG
This genomic interval carries:
- the tnfaip8l1 gene encoding tumor necrosis factor alpha-induced protein 8-like protein 1 isoform X1, coding for MELEAVLYISEDVMDSFSTKNLALQAQKKLMSKMANKTVANMFIDDTSSEVLDELYRVTKEYTRNRKEAQKIIKNLIKMVVKLGVLYRNNQFSADELALVEAFRKKVHTLAMTAVSFHQIEFTFDRRIMSGILNECRELLHQAINRHLTAKSHSRINHVFNHFADCDFLATLYGPTDVYRGHLQRICDGVNKMLDEGNL
- the tnfaip8l1 gene encoding tumor necrosis factor alpha-induced protein 8-like protein 1 isoform X2, whose product is MDSFSTKNLALQAQKKLMSKMANKTVANMFIDDTSSEVLDELYRVTKEYTRNRKEAQKIIKNLIKMVVKLGVLYRNNQFSADELALVEAFRKKVHTLAMTAVSFHQIEFTFDRRIMSGILNECRELLHQAINRHLTAKSHSRINHVFNHFADCDFLATLYGPTDVYRGHLQRICDGVNKMLDEGNL